One segment of Salvia splendens isolate huo1 chromosome 20, SspV2, whole genome shotgun sequence DNA contains the following:
- the LOC121781924 gene encoding kinesin-like protein NACK2: MIIVTPSSKVKRSPACTPGGPKVREENILVTVRMRPLSSKEIAAYDLVAWDIADHTTIVSKNLYHERNGGSYTFDKVFDTTCPTRKVYEEGARDVALSALGGINATIFAYGQTSSGKTFTMRGVAEDAVEDIYKYIKLTPEREFLLKFSALEIYNEMVVDLLNRESGSLRLLDDPERGTVVDKLIEEVVKDDHHLRHLISICEAQRQIGETSLNDRSSRSHQIIRLTIESSLREDSGCVKSFLASLNLVDLAGSERATQANTHGTRLKEGSHINRSLLTLTTVIRKLSSGKRSGHIPYRDSKLTRILQTSLGGNARTAIICTISPALSHVEQSRNTLSFATSAKEVTNSAQVNMVVEKKQLVKHLKEEVARLEAELRSPEPPASSSVRSLLREKDMKIKQMEREISELKRQRDIAQSQLELEKCSHKEQKASGHHGPSCHAVKRLSFSTENDLLSQNGDSKLKERREKNIGEKSVNSTVMLVTEIRKLETRQRQLGEEATRALELLHKEVASQRIGSHDTAETIAKMLSEIKAMHVASFTPDIVCVKDKATLREEIARLHSQEGDISVLEEKLENVQRSIEKLVMNLPTCEETPESKCKKKKVLPFSLSNGANMQNLIRSPCSTTGSSHKVMERDIENRTPERNGVFSGADSTPRKKRISNADENYDSALRENMSAKKQSSSINVKKMQRMFKQATEDNIQSIKSYVIELKERVAKLQYQKQLLVCQVLELEEVNEASTEDEAETVDKSSPMPWNTVIFEEKRKDLIMLWHVCHVSIVHRTQFYLLFKGDPCDQIYMEVELRRLTWLEQHLDDLGNASPALLGDDPASSVSSSIKALKQEREYLAKRVTSKLSVEEREMLYMKWEIPPEGKQRRRLQLVNKLWTDPLDMQHVKESAEVVAKLVGYCESSQPISKEMFALNFVPLSDKKTWMGWNLISNLLHL; the protein is encoded by the exons ATGATAATAGTGACACCATCGTCTAAGGTCAAGAGGTCCCCGGCATGTACTCCTGGCGGTCCAAAAGTCCGGGAGGAAAATATTTTAGTGACTGTGCGGATGAGGCCACTGAGCTCGAAAGAGATAGCTGCGTATGATCTGGTTGCGTGGGATATCGCAGACCACACTACCATTGTTTCGAAGAATCTATATCACGAGAGAAATGGGGGATCATACACATTTG ATAAGGTTTTTGATACGACTTGTCCTACGCGAAAGGTTTATGAAGAAGGTGCCAGAGATGTTGCTTTGTCAGCTCTCGGTGGAATTAATG CAACAATCTTTGCATATGGGCAGACTAGTAGTGGAAAGACATTCACAATGAGGGGTGTGGCAGAAGATGCGGTAGAAGACATTTACAAGTACATTAAACTT ACTCCTGAGAGAGAATTTCTGCTCAAGTTCTCTGCCTTGGAGATTTATAATGAAATGGTTGTGGATCTACTGAACCGGGAATCTGGGTCCCTCCGCCTGCTGGATGATCCAGAG AGAGGAACTGTTGTGGATAAGTTGATTGAAGAGGTTGTGAAGGATGATCATCATTTGAGACACCTGATAAGCATTTGTGAAG CACAAAGGCAGATCGGTGAAACCTCTCTAAATGATAGAAGTTCAAGGTCACATCAGATAATTAGGCTG ACAATTGAAAGCAGTCTTCGCGAAGACTCGGGATGTGTGAAATCATTTCTAGCCAGTTTG AATCTTGTGGATCTTGCGGGAAGTGAGCGTGCCACTCAAGCAAATACACATGGTACAAGGTTGAAGGAAGGGAGTCACATTAATAGAAGCCTACTGACATTGACAACTGTAATCAGAAAGCTAAG TAGTGGAAAGAGAAGCGGTCACATTCCTTACCGAGATTCAAAACTCACAAGAATATTGCAGACATCACTTGGCGGAAATGCACGAACAGCAATTATATGCACCATCAGTCCTGCTTTGAGCCATGTGGAACAATCAAGAAACACACTTTCATTTGCAACAAGTGCAAAGGAAGTTACAAACAGTGCCCAAGTTAACATg GTTGTTGAGAAGAAGCAATTAGTAAAGCACCTTAAAGAGGAAGTTGCTAGACTGGAAGCAGAGCTCCGTAGCCCTGAGCCACCTGCATCCTCAAGTGTAAGATCTTTGCTGAGGGAAAAGGACATGAAGATTAAACAG ATGGAAAGAGAAATTTCCGAGCTGAAGCGACAAAGAGACATTGCACAATCACAACTTGAGCTAGAAAAATGCTCCCACAAAGAACAAAAG GCTTCTGGCCATCATGGACCTTCTTGCCATGCAGTTAAGCGGCTCTCCTTTAGCACTGAAAATGACCTTCTTTCTCAAAACGGTGATTCAAAACTCAAGGAACGCAGGGAGAAAAACATAGGAGAAAAATCAGTAAATTCTACAGTAATGTTAGTTACTGAAATAAGAAAGCTGGAGACAAGACAAAGACAACTTGGTGAAGAAGCAACTCGTGCGCTGGAGCTTCTTCACAAGGAGGTTGCTTCTCAGAGGATTGGAAGTCATGATACTGCTGAAACGATTGCTAAGATGCTGTCAGAAATCAAAGCTATGCATGTAGCAAGTTTCACTCCAGACATAGTTTGCGTAAAAGATAAAGCTACCTTAAGAGAGGAGATTGCACGGTTGCATTCTCAAGAAGGTGACATCTCCGTTCTTGAAGAGAAGCTTGAGAACGTCCAGAGATCCATCGAGAAACTAGTTATGAACCTTCCAACCTGTGAGGAGACTCCCGAGTCAAAGTGCAAAAAGAAAAAGGTCCTTCCATTCAGCTTGAGCAATGGAGCTAACATGCAAAATCTAATACGATCACCATGCTCTACAACGGGTTCGTCTCACAAAGTAATGGAACGTGATATTGAAAACAGAACCCCAGAGAGAAATGGCGTCTTTTCTGGTGCAGACTCAACCCCCAGGAAAAAGAGGATCTCTAATGCTGATGAAAATTATGATTCTGCATTAAGAGAAAACATGTCTGCCAAGAAGCAATCGAGCTCCATCAATGTGAAAAAAATGCAGAGGATGTTTAAGCAGGCAACTGAGGACAACATACAAAGTATTAAATCTTACGTTATTGAGCTGAAAGAACGTGTTGCAAAGCTACAATATCAGAAACAGCTACTTGTTTGCCAG GTCTTGGAACTAGAGGAGGTGAACGAGGCTTCTACTGAAGATGAGGCTGAGACAGTCGACAAATCTTCTCCTATGCCATGGAACACGGTCATTTTTGAAGAGAAAAGGAAGGATCTCATAATGCTTTGGCATGTCTGCCATGTCTCAATCGTGCACCGCACTCAGTTCTATCTGTTATTCAAAGGAGATCCCTGTGATCAGATTTACATGGAAGTCGAGCTCAGAAGGCTGACATGGCTGGAGCAGCATCTCGATGACCTTGGCAATGCCAGCCCTGCACTCTTAGGTGATGACCCTGCTAGCTCAGTGTCATCAAG CATCAAGGCCCTTAAACAAGAGAGGGAGTATTTAGCCAAGAGGGTGACCTCGAAACTAAGTgtggaagagagagagatgttgTACATGAAATGGGAGATCCCGCCCGAGGGGAAGCAGAGGAGGAGGCTGCAGCTTGTGAACAAGCTGTGGACGGATCCTCTCGATATGCAGCATGTGAAGGAGAGTGCAGAAGTGGTGGCGAAGCTTGTCGGCTACTGTGAATCGTCGCAGCCCATTTCGAAGGAGATGTTTGCTCTCAATTTTGTGCCACTTAGTGATAAGAAGACATGGATGGGGTGGAATTTGATATCAAACTTACTTCATCTGTGA
- the LOC121781934 gene encoding probable E3 ubiquitin-protein ligase RNF144A-A has product MTTEILQIGGVDDDEITVIYSTPPSFKSDAPKITIDLDDVVDESPASPSANPGESSNWNRGDDDVVLRFSFACEICACDKPISDSFQIHGCDHCYCTQCVSNHVAERLQESITEIGCPVSGCAGFLEPQHCRTILPREVFDRWGDALCEALILGAERFYCPYKECSALLIDDGSENVVQSECPECWRLFCAPCKAAWHAGIECEEFQRLKKDERSNDEEQ; this is encoded by the coding sequence ATGACTACCGAAATTCTCCAAATCGGAGGCGTCGACGACGACGAAATCACCGTCATCTACTCCACGCCGCCGTCCTTCAAGTCCGACGCCCCTAAAATCACCATCGACCTCGACGACGTCGTCGACGAATCCCCCGCCTCCCCCTCCGCCAATCCAGGCGAATCGTCCAATTGGAATCGCGGCGACGACGACGTCGTACTCCGCTTCTCCTTCGCCTGCGAAATCTGCGCCTGCGACAAGCCAATCAGCGACTCGTTTCAAATCCACGGCTGCGACCACTGCTACTGCACGCAATGCGTCTCCAATCACGTCGCGGAGAGGCTGCAGGAGAGCATCACGGAGATCGGGTGCCCCGTCTCCGGCTGCGCGGGATTCCTAGAGCCGCAGCACTGCCGCACGATTCTGCCGCGGGAGGTCTTCGATCGGTGGGGAGACGCGCTGTGCGAGGCTCTGATTTTGGGGGCGGAGAGGTTTTACTGTCCGTACAAGGAGTGCTCGGCTCTTCTAATTGACGATGGGAGTGAGAATGTGGTGCAATCGGAGTGCCCTGAGTGCTGGCGGCTCTTCTGTGCGCCGTGCAAGGCGGCGTGGCATGCTGGGATCGAATGCGAGGAGTTTCAGAGGCTGAAGAAGGATGAGAGGAGCAATGATGAGGAACAATAA